From a region of the Candidatus Acidiferrales bacterium genome:
- the tkt gene encoding transketolase, protein MGVLTQSPAAKQTIDQLCINTIRTLSMDAVQQANSGHPGTPMALAPVAYTLWQRFLRFDPNDPIWPNRDRFVLSNGHASMLLYSLLHLAGVKAVNPKYETLGELSVKIEDIKRFRQLDSKCPGHPEYRWTSGVETTTGPLGQGVATSIGMAIANNWLAQYFNRPGFEMFHYNVYAICGDGDMMEGISGEAASVAGHLKLSNLCWVYDNNHITIEGHTELAFDEDVATRFMGYGWNVTRVGDANDMEMLSRAYATFLKTTDRPTLIIVDSHIAYGAPHKQDTSAAHGEPLGEDEIRLTKENYGWPEDARFLVPDGVRENFSAGIGKRGKEARDAWMSLFDTYKAKYPELAAQILKMQHRELPDGWDMNLPVFPADAKGIASRDSSAKVLNAVAQNIPWLIGGSADLAPSTKTRLTFDNTGDFEAASYGGRNFHFGIREHAMGAILNGLSLSKIRPYGSTFLIFSDYMREPIRLSAVMELPVIYIFTHDSIGVGEDGPTHQPIEQLPSLRAIPGLITLRPADANEVTEAWKVILQLHHEPVALILSRQALPTLDRTKYVSAAGVAKGAYVLADADGGKPEVLLLATGSEVSLAIEAYERLKAEGIRARVISMPSWEIFDHQSQEYRDSVIPPAVKARISIEQASTMGWQRYVGLEGRMIGMHTFGASAPLKELQKKFGFMPERIVATAKELLGKAR, encoded by the coding sequence ATGGGGGTACTGACGCAGAGTCCGGCTGCGAAACAAACAATCGATCAGCTTTGCATCAATACCATTCGGACTCTTTCGATGGATGCAGTTCAGCAGGCAAACTCCGGTCACCCCGGCACACCCATGGCGCTCGCTCCCGTTGCCTATACGCTGTGGCAGCGTTTCCTTCGCTTTGATCCGAATGATCCCATCTGGCCCAATCGCGATCGCTTCGTGCTCTCGAATGGCCATGCCTCGATGTTGCTTTATTCTTTGCTGCATCTAGCCGGTGTGAAAGCTGTGAACCCCAAGTACGAAACGCTGGGCGAGCTTTCCGTAAAGATTGAAGACATCAAGCGTTTCCGCCAGCTCGACAGCAAGTGCCCTGGTCATCCAGAATATCGCTGGACTTCCGGCGTCGAAACAACCACGGGCCCTCTGGGCCAGGGCGTAGCGACAAGCATCGGAATGGCCATCGCGAATAATTGGTTGGCGCAATATTTCAATCGTCCGGGCTTCGAGATGTTTCATTACAATGTCTATGCCATCTGCGGCGACGGCGACATGATGGAGGGAATTTCCGGCGAAGCCGCTTCCGTCGCGGGACATCTGAAACTTTCGAATCTTTGCTGGGTCTACGACAACAATCACATCACCATCGAAGGACACACGGAACTCGCGTTTGATGAAGACGTGGCCACGCGCTTCATGGGGTACGGGTGGAATGTGACTCGCGTCGGCGACGCCAACGATATGGAAATGCTGAGCCGCGCCTACGCGACTTTTCTGAAAACGACCGACCGGCCCACGCTAATCATTGTCGATAGCCACATCGCTTATGGCGCGCCGCACAAACAAGACACCAGCGCTGCCCACGGCGAACCTCTTGGCGAAGATGAAATCCGGCTCACGAAAGAGAACTACGGCTGGCCAGAAGACGCTAGGTTTCTTGTGCCGGATGGCGTCCGCGAAAATTTCAGCGCGGGCATCGGCAAACGCGGTAAGGAAGCGCGAGACGCATGGATGTCGCTCTTCGACACTTATAAGGCCAAGTATCCTGAGCTGGCCGCGCAGATTTTGAAAATGCAGCACCGCGAGCTCCCCGACGGCTGGGACATGAACTTGCCTGTCTTTCCCGCTGACGCCAAGGGCATTGCCAGCCGCGATTCTTCCGCGAAAGTCCTCAACGCTGTCGCGCAGAACATCCCTTGGCTCATCGGAGGCTCCGCCGATCTCGCGCCTTCAACCAAGACGCGCCTCACATTTGACAATACCGGTGATTTCGAAGCCGCAAGCTACGGCGGCCGCAATTTTCATTTCGGGATTCGTGAACATGCTATGGGCGCGATTCTCAACGGGCTATCGCTTTCAAAAATCCGGCCTTACGGTTCGACGTTTCTGATTTTCAGTGACTACATGCGCGAACCCATTCGTCTGAGCGCTGTAATGGAACTGCCGGTGATTTACATCTTTACGCATGACTCCATCGGCGTGGGCGAAGATGGCCCGACGCATCAGCCCATCGAACAATTGCCTTCGCTGCGCGCGATTCCCGGTCTGATTACTCTTCGTCCCGCGGACGCCAACGAAGTCACCGAAGCCTGGAAGGTAATTCTTCAGCTTCATCATGAGCCCGTTGCGCTAATTCTCAGTCGGCAGGCTCTCCCCACTCTCGATCGCACAAAATACGTTTCCGCCGCTGGCGTAGCGAAAGGCGCTTATGTTCTCGCGGATGCGGATGGCGGCAAACCCGAAGTCTTGCTCCTCGCGACGGGCAGTGAAGTCTCGCTCGCCATCGAAGCCTACGAACGCTTAAAAGCCGAGGGTATCCGCGCGCGCGTCATCAGCATGCCTTCGTGGGAAATTTTCGATCACCAGTCGCAGGAGTATCGCGATTCTGTGATTCCGCCCGCAGTGAAGGCCCGCATTTCCATCGAACAGGCTTCGACGATGGGTTGGCAGCGCTACGTCGGTCTCGAGGGGCGCATGATAGGGATGCACACGTTCGGGGCTTCCGCACCGCTGAAAGAGTTGCAAAAGAAATTCGGCTTCATGCCGGAGCGTATTGTCGCGACAGCCAAAGAGCTGCTCGGGAAAGCGAGGTAA
- the rpiB gene encoding ribose 5-phosphate isomerase B, translating into MRIGIGADHAGYLLKDQLAAFLREAKHEVVDFGTNGPAPVDYPDFAQAVGEAVISGRVERGIVICGSGVGACIAANKIPGIRASMCHDTYSAHQGVEHDNMNVLVLGARVIGQMLAQELVTNFLGANYKGLQKGQERLQRRVDKIAAIERRYSLPAAKAGKE; encoded by the coding sequence GTGCGAATCGGCATCGGCGCGGATCATGCAGGGTATTTGCTGAAAGATCAGCTTGCAGCTTTCTTGCGCGAAGCAAAGCACGAAGTCGTTGATTTCGGCACCAACGGGCCTGCGCCGGTGGATTATCCGGATTTTGCGCAGGCTGTCGGCGAGGCGGTAATCTCCGGGCGCGTCGAGCGCGGGATCGTGATTTGCGGCAGCGGCGTCGGCGCGTGCATCGCCGCAAACAAAATTCCCGGCATTCGCGCGTCCATGTGCCACGATACGTATTCCGCGCATCAGGGCGTCGAGCACGACAACATGAACGTGCTCGTCCTCGGCGCGCGCGTGATTGGCCAGATGCTGGCCCAGGAATTGGTGACGAATTTCCTCGGCGCGAATTACAAAGGCCTGCAGAAGGGTCAGGAGCGCCTCCAGCGCAGAGTCGATAAGATAGCTGCCATTGAACGGCGTTATAGTTTGCCGGCTGCGAAGGCCGGGAAGGAGTAG
- the gnd gene encoding decarboxylating 6-phosphogluconate dehydrogenase, giving the protein MQMGMVGLGRMGANMVRRLMRGGHECVVFDMSAKSVQQLASEGATGSASLADFVQKLKTPRAVWLMVPAAVVDSTLSQLVPLLGRGDIVIDGGNSYYIDDIRRAKDLDPKGIQYMDVGTSGGVWGLERGYCMMIGGPSEAAKRLDPIFKTLAPGRGNLSRTPGREKSSGGTAEEGYLYCGPSGAGHFVKMVHNGIEYGLMAAYAEGLNILKHANVGKGTHAADAETTPLRNPEHYQYDFNLADVAEVWRRGSVIASWLLDLTAIALFEQPDLASFSGRVSDSGEGRWTILAAVDEGSPAPVLSAALYERFSSRGEAEFAAKLLSAMRYQFGGHVERAAGK; this is encoded by the coding sequence ATGCAGATGGGTATGGTGGGGCTCGGGCGCATGGGCGCCAACATGGTTCGGCGTCTTATGCGCGGCGGGCACGAATGCGTTGTTTTTGATATGAGCGCGAAGAGCGTTCAGCAGTTGGCAAGCGAAGGCGCCACCGGTTCTGCCTCGCTCGCCGATTTCGTCCAGAAATTGAAAACCCCGCGCGCCGTCTGGCTCATGGTTCCTGCCGCAGTCGTGGACTCCACGCTGAGCCAACTGGTTCCGCTTCTTGGCCGCGGCGATATTGTCATTGACGGCGGCAATTCCTATTACATCGACGACATTCGCCGCGCAAAAGACCTCGATCCCAAGGGCATCCAGTATATGGATGTCGGTACCAGCGGCGGCGTTTGGGGCCTCGAGCGCGGATATTGCATGATGATCGGCGGGCCCAGCGAAGCCGCAAAGCGCCTCGATCCAATTTTCAAGACGCTCGCCCCGGGCCGCGGAAATCTCTCGCGCACGCCGGGACGCGAGAAATCCTCCGGTGGCACGGCGGAAGAGGGCTACCTCTATTGCGGTCCGTCCGGCGCCGGCCATTTCGTCAAAATGGTCCACAACGGCATCGAATACGGCCTCATGGCCGCCTATGCCGAAGGCTTGAATATCCTGAAGCACGCCAATGTCGGAAAGGGCACGCACGCTGCCGACGCCGAAACCACTCCACTGCGAAATCCCGAGCATTATCAGTATGATTTTAACCTCGCCGATGTCGCTGAAGTGTGGCGGCGCGGCAGCGTCATCGCTTCGTGGCTTTTGGATTTGACGGCCATCGCGCTTTTCGAGCAGCCCGACTTAGCCTCCTTTTCAGGTCGCGTTTCCGATTCCGGCGAAGGGCGCTGGACGATTCTCGCCGCCGTCGACGAAGGCTCACCGGCGCCGGTTCTCAGCGCGGCGCTCTACGAACGCTTTTCTTCCCGGGGCGAAGCCGAATTCGCCGCCAAGTTGTTGTCTGCCATGCGCTACCAGTTTGGTGGACACGTGGAACGTGCGGCGGGTAAGTGA
- a CDS encoding CAP domain-containing protein produces MKFSIVAFLAFVLVAGIASAQEKIAGAEGVLFNSANHERASRGIPPLKWDSALAKAARFHARRMADENALAHQFAGEPDVPTREMQAGEKMSEAAENVAVGPSAAAIQTGWMHSPPHRHNLLDPQLNSVGIAVVQRGQNLFAVEDFSRALAALSLTDQENVVSTSIHAAGLTIRSDHRDARRVCQGGRPQSAQPGFIEQFSTTDLRALPEALTRAVHSDQYHSAQIGACAKPSQDGLSQYHIAVLLY; encoded by the coding sequence ATGAAGTTTTCGATTGTTGCGTTTTTGGCGTTCGTCTTGGTTGCCGGGATCGCATCAGCGCAGGAGAAAATCGCGGGGGCGGAAGGCGTTCTCTTCAATTCAGCGAATCACGAACGCGCTTCGCGCGGCATCCCTCCGTTGAAATGGGATTCCGCACTGGCCAAAGCAGCTCGCTTCCATGCGCGGCGCATGGCAGACGAAAATGCGCTGGCCCATCAATTTGCCGGTGAGCCGGATGTGCCCACGCGGGAAATGCAAGCCGGCGAGAAGATGTCCGAAGCCGCCGAAAATGTCGCCGTTGGACCCAGCGCAGCAGCGATTCAAACCGGCTGGATGCATTCTCCGCCTCACCGTCACAATCTTCTCGATCCGCAGTTGAACTCTGTAGGAATCGCCGTCGTGCAGCGCGGCCAAAATCTATTTGCTGTCGAGGATTTTTCTCGCGCACTCGCGGCGCTCTCACTTACCGACCAGGAAAATGTAGTGAGTACATCAATTCACGCAGCGGGACTCACCATTCGATCGGACCATCGCGATGCACGCCGCGTCTGCCAGGGTGGTCGTCCTCAGAGTGCACAACCCGGATTCATCGAACAGTTCTCGACCACCGACTTGCGCGCTTTGCCCGAGGCTCTTACGCGTGCGGTTCACTCTGACCAATATCATTCCGCGCAGATTGGCGCCTGCGCGAAACCCTCTCAAGATGGTTTAAGCCAGTACCATATCGCCGTGCTCTTGTACTGA
- a CDS encoding bifunctional transaldolase/phosoglucose isomerase, producing MSTQAVGNREAVKTENPLKTLAKFGQSVWLDYIRRSLLTSGELRRLIEEDGLRGMTSNPAIFEKAITGSTDYADFLKSLDSRPDLDAKARYEMLAIRDIQDAADILRPVYDASKRADGYVSLEVSPLLARDTQGTIDEARRLWKTVHRENVMIKVPATVEGIPAIERLLSEGININITLLFAQEAYEKVAQAYIAALEAYAKNDGDVSKMGSVASFFVSRIDTLVDQQLSERLKQATDSAERAQLQGLLGKVAIANAKMAYEMYERLFRGPRWEALAAKGAHVQRLLWASTSTKNPAYRDVMYVEELIGRDTVDTIPPATLDAFRDHGQVRASLTEDVPAAHQTMQMLAKVGISMKQVTDQLVVEGVQLFADAFDKLIAAVQSTIRKAATPRAAMQTYTLPQPLDSAVKSTVEDWSNNGKMRRLWSRDASLWTNSDEAKWLGWLGITDDQEQHAGQLADLAAEVKKENIPSALLLGMGGSSLCPEVLSKTFGKSAGFPEFHVLDSTDPAQIKSIESKIDLERSLFIVSSKSGSTLEPNIFKQYFFEKVKQASNALNAGKQFIAITDPGSKMEGVAQRDNFRRIFYGVPSIGGRYSALSDFGLVPGAVMGLDIKKFLDRTEEMVHACAPSVPLNENPGAVLGIILGVLAKNGRDKVTLITSPAIGDLGAWLEQLLAESTGKQGKGLIPVDREALGAPEVYGNDRIFAYVRLDSAPDAAQDAKVAALEKAGQPVVRMSLRDAYDLGQSFFRWEIATAVAGSVIGINPFDQPDVEASKIVTRSLTDQYEKTGALPAEQPLFEEKGIKLFTDEKNAAALNQAVGASKSLVAYLRAHYGRLKAGDYFATLAYVEMNDANEAALQSIRHAVRDKKRVATCLGFGPRFQHSTGQAYKGGPNTGVFVQVTCDDAMDLPVPGQKYTFGIVKAAQARGDFAVLAERNRRILRIHLGKDVRAGLAAIGAATRGALA from the coding sequence ATGTCCACGCAGGCAGTAGGGAATCGCGAAGCGGTGAAAACGGAAAATCCGCTGAAGACTCTCGCGAAATTCGGCCAATCCGTCTGGCTCGATTATATTCGCCGGAGTCTTTTGACCAGCGGCGAGCTGCGCCGTCTGATTGAAGAGGATGGCCTGCGCGGCATGACTTCGAATCCGGCAATTTTTGAAAAAGCCATCACCGGCAGCACGGATTACGCCGATTTCCTGAAATCGCTCGACTCACGCCCCGATCTCGATGCCAAGGCACGTTACGAAATGCTTGCCATCCGCGATATTCAGGATGCCGCCGATATTTTGCGGCCAGTTTACGACGCCTCGAAGCGCGCCGATGGCTACGTCAGCCTGGAAGTCTCCCCGCTTCTCGCTCGCGACACGCAGGGCACAATCGATGAAGCGCGCCGCCTCTGGAAAACGGTCCACCGTGAAAACGTGATGATCAAAGTTCCTGCGACCGTGGAGGGTATACCGGCGATCGAACGACTCTTGAGCGAAGGCATCAACATCAATATCACGCTCCTCTTCGCGCAAGAGGCCTATGAAAAAGTCGCACAGGCGTACATCGCCGCGCTCGAGGCGTACGCGAAGAACGACGGCGACGTCAGCAAAATGGGCAGTGTCGCCAGCTTCTTCGTCAGCCGTATCGACACGCTCGTCGATCAGCAATTGAGCGAGCGTCTGAAGCAAGCGACAGATTCTGCTGAACGTGCGCAGTTGCAGGGCCTGCTTGGCAAAGTGGCTATCGCCAACGCGAAGATGGCCTATGAAATGTACGAGCGCCTGTTCCGCGGCCCGCGCTGGGAAGCTCTCGCCGCCAAAGGCGCACATGTCCAGCGACTCTTGTGGGCCAGTACCAGCACGAAAAATCCCGCGTATCGCGATGTGATGTACGTCGAGGAATTGATCGGCCGCGACACTGTCGACACCATTCCGCCCGCGACGCTCGATGCCTTCCGCGACCACGGCCAGGTTCGCGCCAGCTTGACCGAAGACGTACCCGCCGCGCACCAGACGATGCAGATGCTTGCCAAAGTCGGCATCTCCATGAAGCAAGTGACCGATCAGCTCGTCGTGGAAGGCGTGCAGTTGTTCGCCGACGCGTTCGACAAGCTGATTGCCGCCGTTCAATCGACAATCCGCAAGGCGGCTACTCCGCGCGCGGCCATGCAAACGTACACGCTTCCGCAGCCGCTCGATTCTGCCGTAAAAAGCACAGTCGAAGACTGGTCAAACAACGGGAAGATGCGCCGCCTTTGGTCTCGCGACGCTTCCCTGTGGACGAATTCCGACGAAGCCAAATGGCTCGGGTGGCTCGGCATCACTGATGACCAGGAGCAACACGCGGGCCAGCTCGCTGATCTCGCCGCGGAAGTGAAAAAGGAAAACATTCCTTCTGCTCTGCTCCTCGGAATGGGCGGCTCGAGCCTTTGTCCTGAGGTTTTGAGCAAAACTTTCGGCAAATCCGCCGGCTTTCCCGAATTCCACGTTCTCGACTCCACGGACCCGGCACAAATCAAATCCATAGAATCCAAAATCGATCTGGAGCGAAGCCTTTTTATCGTGTCCAGCAAATCCGGCAGCACGCTCGAGCCGAATATCTTCAAACAATATTTCTTTGAAAAAGTGAAGCAAGCCTCTAACGCTCTAAATGCGGGGAAGCAATTCATCGCCATCACGGACCCAGGCTCGAAAATGGAAGGAGTAGCCCAGCGCGACAATTTCCGCCGCATTTTCTATGGCGTCCCAAGCATCGGCGGCCGGTATTCCGCTCTTTCCGATTTCGGCCTTGTCCCCGGCGCGGTGATGGGTTTGGATATCAAGAAATTCCTCGACCGCACGGAAGAGATGGTCCACGCCTGCGCGCCCTCCGTTCCGTTGAATGAAAATCCTGGCGCTGTACTCGGCATTATTCTCGGCGTGCTGGCGAAAAATGGCCGCGACAAAGTCACGCTCATCACTTCGCCGGCCATCGGTGATCTCGGCGCGTGGCTCGAGCAATTGCTCGCTGAATCCACAGGCAAGCAGGGCAAGGGATTAATCCCCGTCGATCGCGAAGCGCTTGGCGCGCCGGAAGTCTACGGCAACGACCGCATCTTTGCGTATGTCCGCCTCGATTCCGCTCCTGACGCCGCTCAGGACGCCAAAGTCGCCGCGCTCGAAAAAGCCGGCCAGCCCGTGGTTCGCATGTCTCTGCGCGATGCGTATGATCTGGGGCAATCTTTCTTCCGTTGGGAAATCGCCACAGCCGTTGCCGGCTCAGTCATTGGCATCAATCCTTTCGATCAGCCCGATGTCGAGGCCAGCAAAATCGTCACGCGCAGCCTGACCGATCAGTATGAAAAAACCGGCGCTCTTCCAGCCGAACAACCTCTTTTCGAAGAGAAGGGCATCAAACTTTTCACCGACGAGAAAAACGCTGCCGCGCTGAATCAGGCTGTCGGTGCAAGCAAGTCGCTCGTTGCGTATTTGCGCGCGCATTACGGCCGGCTGAAAGCAGGCGACTATTTCGCTACGCTTGCCTACGTCGAAATGAACGATGCGAACGAAGCGGCCTTGCAATCTATTCGCCACGCCGTGCGGGACAAGAAGCGTGTCGCCACGTGCCTCGGCTTCGGCCCGAGATTCCAGCATTCCACAGGCCAGGCTTATAAGGGCGGTCCGAACACTGGTGTTTTCGTGCAGGTCACGTGCGACGATGCCATGGATCTTCCTGTTCCAGGACAGAAATATACTTTTGGCATCGTAAAAGCAGCGCAGGCGCGCGGCGATTTTGCCGTACTCGCGGAGCGCAATCGGCGAATTTTGCGAATTCATTTGGGCAAGGACGTTCGCGCGGGCCTTGCCGCAATCGGCGCAGCCACGCGAGGAGCTCTGGCCTGA
- the zwf gene encoding glucose-6-phosphate dehydrogenase, translating to MGEMTQTVPQNRPASEAGRAVGPCVMVIFGVGGDLTKRKLFPALYNLAKENLLPKDFAIVGVGRHETSTTDFQKKIAQELNEFATSDVEPALVNWLTERLYYSVGSFEQPETYKKLGDLLRQIDQKHSTEGNYFYYLATAPEFFGEITRQLGAAALTQQNEKRWRRVIYEKPFGDGLASAHALNHEIEEVLAENQIYRIDHYLGKETVQNILAFRFGNGIFEPVWNRRYIDHVQITVAETVGVETRGGYYDQSGALRDMVPNHIFQLISLVTMEPPVSFDADAVRDEQTKVLRAMQPLSEQDVLMRTVRGQYGEGSDGKSRLPAYRSEPRVNPKSSTETFVALKLLIDNWRWAGVPLYLRTGKRLKVRASEIVIQFKSVPFQLFRKTAVERLAPNQFIVHIQPQEGISLQFGAKIPGPIVKLGTVNMDFRYADYFGSKPSTGYERLLYECMIGDATLFQRADMVEASWSVVQPILDVWQALPPRNFPNYPAGSWGPWEASDLLDRDGRQWREPGQ from the coding sequence ATGGGTGAAATGACGCAGACGGTTCCACAAAATCGGCCCGCGAGCGAAGCAGGCCGCGCGGTCGGTCCCTGCGTGATGGTCATTTTTGGCGTTGGCGGCGATCTGACCAAGCGAAAGCTTTTCCCGGCGCTTTACAACTTGGCCAAGGAAAATCTTCTGCCGAAGGATTTTGCGATTGTCGGCGTCGGCCGCCACGAAACTTCCACGACCGATTTTCAAAAGAAGATCGCCCAGGAGCTGAACGAATTCGCCACCAGCGACGTCGAGCCCGCGCTCGTCAACTGGCTCACTGAGCGTCTCTACTACTCCGTCGGCAGTTTTGAGCAGCCAGAGACGTACAAGAAGCTCGGCGACCTCCTTCGGCAGATCGATCAGAAACATTCCACAGAGGGAAATTACTTTTATTATCTTGCCACAGCTCCCGAGTTCTTCGGTGAAATCACTCGCCAGCTCGGCGCCGCTGCACTGACGCAGCAGAACGAGAAACGCTGGCGCCGCGTGATTTACGAGAAACCATTTGGCGACGGCCTCGCTTCCGCCCACGCATTGAACCACGAAATCGAGGAAGTCCTCGCCGAAAATCAGATCTACCGCATCGATCATTATCTCGGCAAAGAGACTGTGCAGAATATTTTAGCCTTCCGCTTCGGCAATGGCATTTTCGAGCCGGTGTGGAACCGCCGCTATATTGACCACGTGCAAATCACCGTCGCTGAGACCGTCGGCGTCGAAACCCGCGGTGGCTATTACGACCAATCCGGCGCGCTGCGCGATATGGTTCCGAATCACATTTTCCAGCTCATCAGCCTCGTCACCATGGAGCCGCCGGTTTCTTTCGACGCCGATGCTGTACGCGACGAGCAGACCAAAGTCCTTCGCGCCATGCAGCCTTTGAGCGAGCAGGACGTTCTCATGCGCACCGTCCGCGGCCAGTATGGGGAGGGCAGCGATGGCAAATCGCGGCTTCCTGCGTATCGCTCCGAGCCGCGCGTGAATCCGAAATCCTCCACGGAAACGTTCGTTGCCCTGAAACTTCTGATCGACAACTGGCGATGGGCCGGCGTTCCGCTTTATTTGCGAACGGGCAAACGCCTGAAGGTTCGCGCCAGCGAAATCGTCATTCAATTCAAGAGTGTTCCGTTCCAGTTGTTCCGCAAGACGGCGGTCGAGCGCCTTGCGCCCAATCAATTTATCGTTCACATTCAGCCGCAGGAAGGAATCTCGCTGCAATTTGGCGCGAAGATTCCCGGGCCTATCGTGAAGCTTGGGACCGTAAATATGGATTTTCGCTACGCCGATTATTTCGGGTCGAAGCCGAGCACGGGCTATGAACGCCTGCTTTATGAATGCATGATCGGCGACGCCACGCTTTTTCAGCGCGCGGACATGGTCGAAGCAAGCTGGAGCGTCGTCCAGCCCATCCTTGATGTCTGGCAGGCTCTTCCGCCGCGCAATTTCCCGAATTATCCCGCCGGTTCCTGGGGACCGTGGGAAGCCAGCGATCTCCTCGATCGCGATGGCCGCCAGTGGAGAGAGCCCGGCCAATGA
- a CDS encoding PilZ domain-containing protein codes for MREEVKKPSTAVELRPDERRKHARYPFSAAAEVFEPQANARVSGRCSDLARGGCFIDAMSPFPVGTAVAVFLTLDQKKFEAKARVAYSQNGMGMGLEFTSVGPDQRWILDQWIGELSGQPLAKLKVIETERAPEPDSTTNDEPRYVLNELIITLMRKGVLTDKEGKALLLKLMS; via the coding sequence ATGCGCGAAGAAGTCAAAAAGCCCTCGACAGCCGTTGAACTTCGCCCGGACGAGCGCCGGAAGCACGCACGCTATCCATTTTCCGCCGCTGCGGAGGTTTTTGAGCCGCAGGCGAATGCTCGCGTCTCGGGACGCTGTTCCGATTTGGCGCGCGGCGGCTGTTTCATTGACGCCATGAGTCCGTTCCCAGTTGGAACCGCTGTTGCCGTTTTTCTTACTCTTGATCAAAAGAAGTTCGAAGCCAAAGCTCGCGTCGCCTATTCCCAAAACGGCATGGGAATGGGCTTGGAGTTCACTTCTGTCGGCCCAGACCAGAGATGGATTCTCGATCAATGGATCGGCGAGCTTTCAGGTCAACCGCTGGCCAAGCTCAAGGTGATAGAAACGGAACGCGCTCCGGAACCCGATTCCACCACCAACGATGAGCCTCGCTACGTCCTGAACGAGTTGATCATCACGCTCATGCGCAAGGGCGTGTTGACGGACAAAGAAGGCAAGGCTCTTCTGCTCAAGCTGATGAGCTGA